The genomic DNA GTTGCTGAGCATCCTGCGCTGGCGCGGGGAGGTGTTCTGGGAGAACCACGCCAACCTCGTGGAGGACTACGAGACGACGCTCGCGCTGAAGGAAGCGGGCTGGAAGGTCACGGCCAACCAGCACTGCATCGCCTACACCGACCTCATGCCGACCCTGCGCGAGCTGATCGGTCAGCGGGAGCGCTGGGGACGCGGCACGGTCGACACCCTGCGGCGCCGCGGCTGGACCAAGCACACCTGGTTCTCCATCACCAGCATGGTGTTCGGCTTCGTCGGCTTCCTCTACACGCTGGTCTGGCTGGCCACCTGGACCGGCGTGATCGCCCACACCGGCTTCGTCCTGGACCCGGTCTGGCTGTGCCTGGTCGCCTTCTGGATCGCGTACGCCGCCTTCCGCACCCGCCACCTCGGCTGGAAGGGCGTCCTGGTCGACGTACTGATGCTGCCCGGATTGGTCTTCTCCACCGTGCGCGCCTACTGGTTCGTCTCCTCGGTCGTGAAGTCGTACGCCACCCGCGTCTCCGCCTGGAAGTGACCCGCACCGTCGCACCGGCGCGTCCCCAGAACCTGATCCACCGAGTACACCTGATCCGATGCGACCGGCAGGTCGCCGAGAGGAAAACGATCGTGAACTACCTCAGCGGTACCGGAACCGGCATCGTCGCCGGGAGCGCCTCACTCGCGGCCACCGGGGCCTCTTCCACTGCTCATCTGATCATCGCGGCCAGCCTGACCCTGGTCCTGGGCGGACTGACGACCTTCGCGGCCGCCGTCCGCCGCCGACGCCGCGACGCCAGTGCGGCCAGCCACTGATCCAGGGTTGTGGGTCTCGCCTGAACGGTCGTGAACGGGGCGGAACGAGACGGAAATTGAGACGGACCGCCCCTGCGGAACAGGAGGAGTACTTCGCTGAGGTTGAGGGGGCCACAGGACGCGTGAAAGATGTCGTCCGACACCTTCGCCGTCCCCGGTCGGAGTGCCGGAAGAGGTGCTCACCGACAACGGCAGGCAGTTCACCGCCCGGTTCGGTTCCGGCAGGCCCGGGGAGACGATGTCCGACCGGATCTGCCGGGAGAACGCCATCGCCCACCGGCTCACCAAGCCCAGGTCCCCGACCACCACGGGGAAGATCGAGCGGTTCCACCAGACGCTGCGGCGTGAACTCCTCGACGGCTGCACCCCGTTCGCGGACCCGGCGGCGGTGCGGGCGGCGGTGGATATGTGGCCCGCCTCGACCTGGTCGCCCCGCGGCACCGCCGGATCCGCCGCCTGAACCGGCGCCCGCAGCCTGGCCGTTGGCCGAGGGCGAGATCGGTGCCGTCGAAGTGGACCGGGTAGTGCCCGCCTCGGGGAACCTGAGCCTGCGCGGGCAGCAGATCTGGTTCGGCCCGGTCCTGGCCGGCACCCCGGTCACCTTGCGCATCGACGTCAACCGGCTGCACGTCCTCATCAGCGGCGCGAGGCACAAGACGCTGCCCTCGAAGCTGTCCGGGCGGGACCTCAAAGCCCTGCTGGCCAGTGGCGATGCCCGCCCGGCCGAACCGTGGCCGGACGACCCCGGCCCGGCGCGGAAGACGGGTGGGGCGGTGGAGGTGGACCGCACCGTCAACGCGGTCGGCTACGTCGGCCTGGACGGCGACAAGGTGCTGATCGGCTGGCCGTTCGCCGGACAACGCGTCATCCTGCGGCTGGACGGGCGAGTGCTCCAGGTCCTCGACGAACAGAAGGTCCTCAAGGCCACCCTGCCCAGCCCGCTGCCGGCCTCTGCCTGCGGTCGTCTGCAAGGCCGCCGTCCGGCCGGCCCGCCACCGCAACCACCGCCTCCCGCTGCGCAGATCGCCGAGCGCACCGTCAGCAGCACGGGCGGCTTCGTGGTCGCCGGACAGCGCATCCAGCCCGGCCGCGGTCATGCCCGCCGGGTCGTCCGCAAGTCCGGCGAACACAACCACCGGAAGATCGTCCAGGGCAGACGTCAGGGATCACCCGACGCCAACCCGTCAACCATCAACCGAGACTCGACACGGTCACGTGAGGCCGTGGGGACCTGAAGTCGTGGGCGCACGAAGGAAGTTCGATGCCCTGGCGGTGCACCATCCGCAGGGAGAGCGCCGGTCGGACTGTCCACGTGATGCGCGTGGTGACGTGGGTGACGGACACCGCATCCCCCCGCTGGCCTTCCTGGTATGCGTCCGGGTGAGACTGCGCCGCATCCAAGCGCGACGGCCCACACACGGCCCGAGTACACAGAAGAGCCCCCTCCTGGCGGAAAACCCGCAGGTAGGGGGCTTCTTCAGTTCGGCCTACTTCTTCTTGCCCTGGTTCTTGACCGCCTCGATCGCCGCCGCGGCCGCGGCAGGGTCCAGATACGTCCCCCCGGCCTTCACCGGCTTGAAGTCGGCGTCCAGTTCGTACGCCAGCGGGATGCCCGTCGGGATGTTCAGGCCCGCGATGTCCGCGTCCGAGATGCCGTCGAGGTGCTTGACCAGGGCGCGGAGGCTGTTGCCGTGGGCCGCGACCAGGACCGTGCGGCCCGCGAGGAGGTCGGGGACGATGCCGTCGTACCAGTACGGGAGCATGCGGACGACGACGTCCTTCAGGCACTCCGTGCGGGGGCGCAGCTCCGGCGGGATCGTCGCGTAGCGCGGGTCCGCGGACTGGGAGAACTCCGAGTCGTCGGACAGCGGGGGCGGCGGGGTGTCGTAGGAACGGCGCCACAGCATGAACTGCTCCTCGCCGAACTCCGCGAGGGTCTGGGCCTTGTCCTTGCCCTGGAGGGCGCCGTAGTGGCGCTCGTTCAGGCGCCAGCTTCGGTGGACCGGGATCCAGTGGCGGTCCGCGGATTCGAGCGCGAGCTGCGCCGTGCGGATCGCGCGCCTCTGGAGGGACGTGTGGACCACGTCGGGGAGGAGATCGGCGTCCTTCAGGAGCTCGCCACCGCGGACTGCCTCCTTCTCGCCCTTCTCGTTCAGGTTGACGTCCACCCAGCCGGTGAACAGGTTCTTCGCGTTCCACTCGCTCTCGCCGTGGCGGAGGAGGATCAGCTTGTACGGTGCGTCGGCCATGCCTCAGAGCGTAATCCACGCATTCGGGCCACGGTCGGGTGGCCGCCTCCCGGTCCGACAGTTGACGGCTTCTGTTAATTGAGTGGCTCACACGAGGACCCCCTTCGTAAGTTGTGAGTGGCGCATGAGCCACTTACACACCCGTCCGACCGTGGGGGATCCGTCCATGTCACTCGCCGCCCTGAGACGCGCCGCCCGGGAAACCGTCTCCGGTCTGCCCCGCGAGTTCTGGTGGCTGTGGACCAGCACCCTCGTCAACCGGCTCGGCGCGTTCGTCTCGACCTTCATGGCGCTGTATCTGACCCTCGACCGCGGCTACTCCGCCACCTACGCCGGCCTGGTCGCCTCCCTGTACGGGCTCGGCGGGGTCGTCTCGTCCATCGGCTCCGGGGTGATGACCGACCGGCTCGGACGGCGGCCCACCCTCCTCATCGCGCAGTCCTCGACCGCCGCGTCCGTGGCCCTCCTCGGCTTCATGCACGATCCCGTCGCCATCGCCGGCGTCGCGTTCCTCGTCGGGGCCGCCAGCAACGCGTCCCGCCCGGCGGTGCAGGCGATGATGGCCGACATCGTGCGCCCCGAGGACCGAGTCCGCGCGTTCTCCCTCAACTACTGGGCCATCAACCTCGGTTTCGCCATCTCCTCCATGGCCGCCGGGTTCATCGCCGAGGTCAGCTACCGCGCCGGGTTCCTGCTGGAGGCCGGGATGACGGCGGTCTGCGCGGTCGTCGTGTTCCTACGGCTCCCCGAGTCCCGGCCCACCGTCCCGGCCGGCGCCGACGGCAAGCGGCCCGCCGACGCGGTCGGCCTGCGGACCGTCCTGCGCGACGGGCGGTTCATGAGTGTCGTAGGCCTGTCCTTCCTCGTCGCCCTCGTCTTCCAGCAGGGCTCGGTCGGACTGCCGGTCGCGATGGGCGAGGCCGGCTTCACCCCCGCCGACTACGGCACCGCGATCGCCGTCAACGGCTTCCTCATCGTCGCCCTCCAGATCCCGGTCACCCGCCTCATCGAACACCGCGACGCCAAGCGCCTGTTGGTCGTCTCCTCGATCCTCGCGGGCTACGGCTTCGGGCTCACCGCGTTCGCCGGCTCGGTCGGTGTCTTCGCCCTCACGGTGTGCGTGTGGACCCTCGGCGAGATGATCAACGCCCCGACCCAGACCGGCCTCGTGGTCCGTCTCTCCCCGGTCCAGGGACGCGGTCGCTACCAGGGCATGTACACCCTCTCCTGGGCGGTCGCCGCGCTCGTCGCCCCGCTCATGTCCGGTTTCGTCATCGACCACTTCGGCGCGGAGTGGCTGTGGGGGATGTGCGCGGTCGTGGGGACGATGGCGGCGGTGGGATACGGCGCCCTGATGCGGCGACTTCCGGCCACCGAACCGGCGGCCGTCGACATACCGGTGGCGGCGAAGCCGGAGGTCAGCGCGGCCTGACGGCCCTGCGACGCCCCGGCCACGCCGTCACCTTCCCGACGATGACATACCCGACGACGACGAGCCCCCTGCCCGCACGTCTTCTGCGGGTAGAGGGCTCGTCGTCGTGACCGGCGATGACCGCCGACGGGCATCGGTCAGTAGCCGACGTTCACGCCGACGCTGTGGGGGAGCGCACCGAGGGTGCCGCCGACGGTGCCCAGGACAGTCGCCTTGACCGAGTCGACCTCGGCGAGGAGGTCCGCGCTGCTGAGGGTCGTCGAGCCGATGCTGACGCTGATCTGCGGGCTCACGCCGCCGGAGACGGTGTCGAGCTCGGCGTCGGAGATCTCGAGGGTCTGAACCTGGGGAGCGGAGTTCATGGGGAGACTGCCCTTCGCGAGGTGGTCCACATGGGGATGCGGTCCCGCTGGGGGACAGGCTGCGGGCCGCGATGCGCAGGATCAAACCACGCGACGTGCGGGGCATCCAGTCCGAACCCGCTCCCGGCAGGGCAGTTGAACCCGGCGGCGGCCGAACCGTGTGCGTGTGCACACGAGTTGGGTCCGGGTTCTCTACACGCGGCGGCGCACAGCGGGCTGACAGGCAGTACGGCGGCCGGTTCGAACCGGACAACTCGGCCCCAACGGGCCCCGCCCGCCCCGCGGTTGCGCACGCCCTGTGCAGATTCGGTCATGGATGGCGTCACGGATGGCGTCACGGATGCATCCGCGCCCCTTTCACCACCTTGTCCACCCCGTTCCGCGGCCCGTACACCGCAAGCCCCACCACATCCAGCTCGGCCGTGGCGACGGCCCGCACCGCCGCCCGGTTGTCCCGGTCGTTGCCGGTGCCGAACAGGTCGGACGTGAAGACCGCACGCGGCAGGGCGCGGGACAGAACCCGGGCGTGGGCCGCCGTCAGCGTCTCCTTCGTGGCCTCGAAGACCATCACCGGCTGCCGGAACATCGGCAGATACGCCACCCCGTCGGCGTCCTCGTACGGCTCCCCGATCACCTCGGGAATCTGTGACCCCAGGCCGCTGACCAGGAAGGACGTCACGTTCAGCCGCTGCCAGGGCTCGAGGTCGTCCCGCAGCAGGACGGCGATCTTGGTGTCGAAGCGCATCGGTTCGGCAGTGTTGTCAGTGCTCATACGTCGAGACTGCCGACCGCCCCACGCTCATGTCTTGTACGTTCTTTGCATGGCCCCGCAGCGCCCCGAACAGGAAGTCTCCGCGTGGCGGCCCCGCATCCCCGGTGTCGTCGAGGTCTTCCACGCCCACTTCACCGAGTACGCGTACCCGATGCACGTGCACGACGCGTGGACGCTGCTGATCGTGGACGACGGCGCCGTACGGTACGACCTCGACCGGCACGAGCACGGCACCCCGCACGACACGGTCACGCTGCTCCCCCCGCACGTGCCGCACAACGGCTCCCCCGCCACCCCGCACGGCTTCCGCAAACGCGTCCTCTATCTCGACGGCACGCACCTCCCGGACGGTCTCATCGGTTCCGCCGTCGACCGGCCCGACCTCCGCGATCCCGAACTCCGGCTGCGCGTAGGCCAGTTGCACACCGCGCTCGACCACCCCGGCGACGAACTGGAGGCCGAGAGCCGGCTGACCCTCATCGCCGAACGACTGCACGCCCACCTACGGCCGTCCGCCCCCGCCCCCGCCGAGGACCCCGTCCTCGCCCGCACCCTGCGCGAACTCCTCGACGAGCGCGTCACGGAGGGCATCGCCCTCGACGAGGCCGCCCGGCTCGTGCACGCCCATCCCGCCCATCTGGTACGGGCGTTCAGCGGGGCGTACGGCATCGCACCGCACCAGTACCTGATGTCCCGCCGCGTCGACCGCGCCCGCCGGCTCCTCCTCGACGGCCGGCCGCCGGGCGAGGTGGCGACGGTGACCGGGTTCTACGACCAGTCCCATCTCACCCGCCATTTCCGGAAGTTGGTGGGGGTCACACCGGGGCGTTATTCACGCGACAGAGATCGACACCGTGGCTAGGTTCGCCGCATGGACTGGCACGAGTGGCACGACTCCTACGACTCCCCCGACTCCTACCTCAGTCGGCGCCTGGCCATCGTCCAGGAACGTCTCCGGCTCGCCCTCGACACCGCCCCGCCGGGCCCGCTCACCGCGATCAGCCTCTGCGCCGGGCAGGGCCGTGACCTGATCGGCGTACTCGCCGATCATCCACGCGGGGCCGAAGTCCGCGCCCGGCTGGTCGAGTTGGACGAGCGGAACGTCGCCGACGCGACACAGGCAGCCCGGGCCGCCGGCCTCCCCGGTGTCGAAGTCGTCGCCGGGGACGCCTCGTTGACGGACCACTACGCCGACCTCGCACCCGCCGACCTCGTCCTCGCCTGCGGCGTCCTCGGCAACATCACCGACGCCGACGTGGAACGCCTCCTCGACCACTGCACCGCACTGTGCCGGACGGGCGGCACGCTCGTATGGACGCGCAGCCGCGACATGGTTCCCGACCTCGTCCCCCAGGTCTGCGCCTGGCTGGAGCAGCGCGGCTTCGAGCGGCTGTGGGTCTCCGACCCCTCGATCCCCCAGTCCGTCGGCGCCCACCGCTTCACCGGCGAGACCCGCCAACTCCCCACCGGCACCCGCATGTTCGACTTCGTCGGCTACGACGTCCTGCGGCGCACGTGAGTCACAGCTCCCGCTGCGCCTCGTACAGGTTCCGCGGCCGTACGGCATCCGTCGTGCCGTAGAGCTCCAGGCGGGAGTGCAGGTCGCCGGTGAAGTCGGGGACGTCGGTCTGGTCGAACTCTGTGACCGTGTTCAGGCCCACCGTGGCGCTGTACGGCGCCAGTCGGTCGATCTTCATCAGGCCGGCCCGGCCGTTGGTGACGCGGATGTTCCAGTGGGTGAAGCGGGCGCCGAACAGTGGGCCGGCGCTCGCGTCGCCGCCGTGGCGGCCGTCGTTGTGCACCGTGATGTCGGTGCGGACGTCGGCGAAGGGCAGGCCGCGGTGGCTGTCGAAGGTGCCCATGCGCATGTCGCCGCGCGACCAGACGTTGTACGAGGACAGGCCCTCGACGTTGATGCCGTG from Streptomyces sp. NBC_01478 includes the following:
- a CDS encoding class I SAM-dependent methyltransferase, whose product is MDWHEWHDSYDSPDSYLSRRLAIVQERLRLALDTAPPGPLTAISLCAGQGRDLIGVLADHPRGAEVRARLVELDERNVADATQAARAAGLPGVEVVAGDASLTDHYADLAPADLVLACGVLGNITDADVERLLDHCTALCRTGGTLVWTRSRDMVPDLVPQVCAWLEQRGFERLWVSDPSIPQSVGAHRFTGETRQLPTGTRMFDFVGYDVLRRT
- a CDS encoding helix-turn-helix transcriptional regulator, which codes for MAPQRPEQEVSAWRPRIPGVVEVFHAHFTEYAYPMHVHDAWTLLIVDDGAVRYDLDRHEHGTPHDTVTLLPPHVPHNGSPATPHGFRKRVLYLDGTHLPDGLIGSAVDRPDLRDPELRLRVGQLHTALDHPGDELEAESRLTLIAERLHAHLRPSAPAPAEDPVLARTLRELLDERVTEGIALDEAARLVHAHPAHLVRAFSGAYGIAPHQYLMSRRVDRARRLLLDGRPPGEVATVTGFYDQSHLTRHFRKLVGVTPGRYSRDRDRHRG
- a CDS encoding phosphoglyceromutase: MADAPYKLILLRHGESEWNAKNLFTGWVDVNLNEKGEKEAVRGGELLKDADLLPDVVHTSLQRRAIRTAQLALESADRHWIPVHRSWRLNERHYGALQGKDKAQTLAEFGEEQFMLWRRSYDTPPPPLSDDSEFSQSADPRYATIPPELRPRTECLKDVVVRMLPYWYDGIVPDLLAGRTVLVAAHGNSLRALVKHLDGISDADIAGLNIPTGIPLAYELDADFKPVKAGGTYLDPAAAAAAIEAVKNQGKKK
- a CDS encoding glycosyltransferase; this translates as MILPARDEEAGVLLALESLAAQSAPPALIVVVVNNSSDRTEEFARRFADRPGVPRTVVFNLPDNPHKKAGALNHGIDWLNRASGGLAGAAKYLLVMDADTSLHPKFLERARNVMASDRRLGGLSATCLGRTGLWKNLWQRYLLGMQIMEYGRYARGRYRLGIHSMSGAGSFYRTEALLSILRWRGEVFWENHANLVEDYETTLALKEAGWKVTANQHCIAYTDLMPTLRELIGQRERWGRGTVDTLRRRGWTKHTWFSITSMVFGFVGFLYTLVWLATWTGVIAHTGFVLDPVWLCLVAFWIAYAAFRTRHLGWKGVLVDVLMLPGLVFSTVRAYWFVSSVVKSYATRVSAWK
- a CDS encoding MDR family MFS transporter yields the protein MSLAALRRAARETVSGLPREFWWLWTSTLVNRLGAFVSTFMALYLTLDRGYSATYAGLVASLYGLGGVVSSIGSGVMTDRLGRRPTLLIAQSSTAASVALLGFMHDPVAIAGVAFLVGAASNASRPAVQAMMADIVRPEDRVRAFSLNYWAINLGFAISSMAAGFIAEVSYRAGFLLEAGMTAVCAVVVFLRLPESRPTVPAGADGKRPADAVGLRTVLRDGRFMSVVGLSFLVALVFQQGSVGLPVAMGEAGFTPADYGTAIAVNGFLIVALQIPVTRLIEHRDAKRLLVVSSILAGYGFGLTAFAGSVGVFALTVCVWTLGEMINAPTQTGLVVRLSPVQGRGRYQGMYTLSWAVAALVAPLMSGFVIDHFGAEWLWGMCAVVGTMAAVGYGALMRRLPATEPAAVDIPVAAKPEVSAA
- a CDS encoding DUF2000 domain-containing protein; translation: MSTDNTAEPMRFDTKIAVLLRDDLEPWQRLNVTSFLVSGLGSQIPEVIGEPYEDADGVAYLPMFRQPVMVFEATKETLTAAHARVLSRALPRAVFTSDLFGTGNDRDNRAAVRAVATAELDVVGLAVYGPRNGVDKVVKGARMHP